attaaatggtttactaaggggattcggccatcaaggccatccatgtcaaaattttattcttccaacgatgtttggtggagcaaaattagtctcacgtCTTGattactagaatggtactccttaacaacattggtaggggaatgaacatgtgcataaccaatggtctattccatcgagacggaaatagattctgcagggttaaggttcgggaatattttcccttattcttgaagtttttaggtcttaggtaccaAGGATTATGTTTCGGGCAtaatgccacaccttggcaggccctgattctaccatatgttgtaaaaagaaacttaaaatttgattatgAGAGAATATGCCATTAGGTGTATCCCTGTCGAAGCAGTGCATCACCATTCGGTAGGCTTTGATCGAACTAGGTCAAGCTATTCGGTAGACTCTAGTCGAATTGAGTCCATACCGTTATCTCACGTTGGTGGTAGTAATCAAATCCGAGAATTTGGAAAACTTCCGCTATCTACACTTCTGTTTCAAGggcgagttagaaacaaggaaggacgagaaaagtattctccaatcaaaattcgatcggatttataaacttcagaattgtacttaTTCACGAATGTAATCATGATGTGCTTCAGACAATATTTTTCATGATTAAGTGGTCGATAGAAGTGagtcaaagagccatggaatcctcttttgggaggtatttccatttgtaatgctttgggcataagtcttcaaatgaagattatggcggaggcttattcaaCTCTTTCTTGCCATTGTTTGCTTCAATGGTTTCTTAGCTTCTTGATAGTGAAATGGACatttcacgtcttgtaccccacataaagtggtttctattagaaacgtccaaatcaggaaaatcgaacttgtgacGGTTCAACAATCCATtgaattggagggaacaagattgtgattggtgctatgggaacgaatcatccataagcatcaaagttagaacattcgagttctaagacatggttgtCATGAaaaaacgtcgggttttcatgggtgtattgttttatgaaatcttcgggtttcaaaggcactagatttgaaactacaggttcaatttagtttatgaacgtttagctCATAAAAGAGAGAttcctgcaagaacacataatgcaatatacaactaaatgTAGTGGATTTGAAGTTCTTCGGGAAATCAAATGTGAAAGCTTCGAAACTACGAAAGTAAGTCAActgttcaaaatataaaaataaattattgaattgttaatgtccaaaagtgatctttaggttaataattttggattcattatcagattaatggattgTAGGtcgcttttaattaattcaatagatcgggaccatTTGTGGTAgatcgtagaagcaaaaataataataacacgcgggttaaaattatttaaaatgctaAATAATAGCGTTGGGTCGAAAATACCATAGTCCAAAAGATAGGGCTGGGTGCCGTGAGCCAAATGAGGGGCTCGAGTTGGGTATGGTTGCAAAAGCAGCCCATGGAATGGTCTTCAGGCTATGGGCCGAGAGCATGGAGCCCATCAGCAGCAGCTGCTAGCTCTTTGGGCTAAAGGAGGGGCACGAATCAGGCCCAGCGAAATGCTGGTTTGCAGGTTGGGTCTGAGGCAACTTAAGCCCAGTAGCCAAAGTTGCTAGCAAGCAAGTCGAGACTGGGGTGAAGCCTAGTGAGTTCACGGGCCAAGGGACACGGGACAATGGGCCAAAATCTGCTGGTTTGGAAGGCCTAGTGGTCTAGATTAGCGCAGCAAAGCCCTAGGGCTGCTGCCGTGAGAGGTCCAAGGTGTCCGTGGTGATGGTGTCGCAAGTACCCATATTTTTTCGACagaattagggtttgaaaaccctaaatttcttctaatttattttatataatttgactCACAATTTCCACATAGTAAATATAATTGTGTagtgcatgaaacaaatatctATTGACAAAtttatgaacatatacaatatatatcataaggaaaatataaacatatgaggttcatgcatcatggggaatgttttcatgcttcatagttgattcaaatatcttactttattttaagcgtactcGTTGggcagaaaacaataaaagcctctgaatttgtagaagattctTCTCgaaagccggaattgcatctttaacgcgttgtatcacgttcaacataaaaaaattaaattgaatcaatatcatgtatatcaattcaataaaataataaattaatcataaaaagaatgattaaaacgtaatactcccctgattgaagaataaactctctttagcgcagCGTTAAAAgcgtgctgataatgtgttgtagATATAATTTACTAAACGATTATGGAGGCCAGAGAGAGGGAATGTGCAACAATAGTAGAGAGACAgatagatgtgtaattgtggatgtgttctattccaccccattgtgcctttatttatagtagtaggataggaaaaaacctttccctttaggattacaacatttaataggtaatctactctttataggaatataagatacattcccatatctactaggatttacacaatcacattactaatttaataggactgcaacaattagttgaatttttttttaaatttttaaccaATTGCATTATTACATTTgttgtaccgaaatgtatttcCAACATGCTAAAACATCTCTCGTTTTATATAGACTTTAAGCTAGTGGATGGTATAGTATAATATTCATAAATAAACTTTTTTTATCAAATCTGCAAATCCTGTGATGTGTCATCCATAGAAAATAAACaagttaatcaatacttaagtaataattcaatcgttAATAACCATGGCATATAATTTGTAAAATTTAGTATAAATAGTTAGCCTCTTTAGCATTACCTGTTTAACACAAATGTGATTTATCGTGTTTGAAAAAGTGAAATTTGTTGGTTCATTTGGCAAGCAAAATTTAGTGAACACGTTTACGAACTTGCATGTATCTGAATATGCAAAAACAAACTACAGGAGCCAAAAACTCCACTTCACTAAACTTTGATCATGCCTTTTGGTCATAAACTAATTTTCTCCCAATAATCAACCATTAAAAGCTTATATATCAGTTTTTGACCTACATTGCaactgtaagatcccacatcgctcaagggtgaggatcctgtaagctttatatgtatattcccatctcttcgtagcacgagaccttttgggagctcattggcttcgggttccatcggaactccgaagttaagcgagtttgtgcgagagcaatcctaggatgggtgacccactgggaagttatcgtgtgagttcttagaaacaaaatcgtgagggcgtggttagggcccaaagctgacaatatcatgctacggcagagtcgagcccgagatgtgataatttggtattagagccaatctttggccagaagtgtgccgacgaggaagtcggcccctaagggggatggattgtaagatcccacatcgcccatatgtgaggatcctgtaagccatatatgtatattcctatctctacctagcatgaggttTTTTAGGAacttactggcttcgggttccaacggaactccaaagttaagcgagttcgcgcgagagcaaacccaggatgggtgacccactaggaagttatcGTGTgtgttcccagaaacaaaatcgtgaggacGTGATCGGGGccaaaagcggacaatatcgtgctatggctgagtcaagcccgggatgtggtagaGGCccagactgggatgtgacaacaaCAAAGAATTAGATACTCAAAAAAATGAACAGTCAGATTTGAGCATTGAGAACCAActgctataaaaaaaaaacaaaacaaaatcatacaACTCCATCATCAAAGCATTTGATATCACGGGGCATCGTAACCACACCCTTTTATACATGCAAAGCCAAACCCTTGATCAAAATTATTATCTACTGTCATTAAAAAATTACGTACATAcaaaatttcaattcaattatgCAATTTAACAAAATTGCTGTTACaaattttttgggtaaattacacaaaactacctcaattatgGGTTGAACGACAATTTCTTaagaatttgtgccaatgtcagaCCTCtatcagtttttctgttaatttctgtGTTAAGTGCTAACGTGGCTAGAGACAGGATCCACCCACTAATCCaactggattaaaaaataattaaatatatttttaataattaaatattaaaaaattaaaaattaatttttttatttatataaaattgtgggacctctctctctctcctctctctcgcctctctctcttcttcatcTCTGCGCACCTACAtccccaaaacccagaaaccttcCCACCTGTCCCTccccccaaccttcctccaccaccctttctctctctctctctctctctctctctctctctctctcgcctttttctcttctctctctctaggcACCTGCATCCCCAAAATCCCAAAACTCATAAACCCTTCCCACCCATTCCCCCCAACCTTTTCCACCACCAtttctttctctcctctctcatGTGCAGTGTTGTTAGCCACATCGGCGTTGTTGGTGGCGCACAACCCATCGTGGGTGACGGAGGAGGCGCCGAGGATGACCCTAGAGCCGAAATCGACCATCGACCTgagcagaatttttttttttttaaacaaaaccaGTTCGTCTTCCCCACCCCCTTCTCCCCACCCGTTGATCCTCTATGCCGGGCCCCACCGAATCAGGCCTTGCATCCTCGTCACCTCATTAATCTTGTCCCAGGCCCGACGGACtagctgcaaaaaaaaaaaaaaaaaaaacaaaatctgggtttttttggtccaattttttttttaaataaaaaggtgaagaatgaactaaGGAAGAAGGTGAAGGTGAAGGTGAGAGAGATGGAACGCAGgggagaaaggaaagaaaaagagagatgaGTTCGGAtcaggaagaaaaaggagagaaagggagagaattATTGGGGGTGGGTCCCACatgctttaaaataaaaatattaaaataatttatttttaatttattaatatttaattaatatttttatccaCTTGGCTAGAAAGTGAGTCCCGTCttaagccacgtcagcatttaacaaaaaaattaacataaaaactGACGGAGCtctgacattggcacaaattcgtaagatgaggtatgatatTATCACTTTTAAAAGATGATGTATGATAGTGTCGTTCAACCCTTAATTGAGaaagttttatgtaatttacccaaaaaaatttcatgGGTTGCGATACATATGTATCACTTCCACACTCACTAGTATTTAcacaattttctttctttcagctatctctttataaattaaaaaaaaaaagttctcaTATCAAATCAACTATATCCTTGCTTCGTTTCAGCAGGGGGCAGAAAGCTCTCAATTGTCAAACCCCATATATTAAAATCCACCTCATCAATCTGCCACGTTTCCTCCATCTCCCTCTTGTGGTTTGCAGACTGCTCACCATATCTGAACACCTTAACCCTAGTCCTCCCACTGTGAGCAATGTTGACGCCGTCGACGTACTTGTAATCATGTATCACCGACTCGGTGCTTGTCTCCCAAAACACATCCGTGTCGTCCCCTTTTTTCTTCATGCTAAGCAGCCTCGAGTCCTCAAATTTCACCAGTAGACCCGATCGCTGGCTAAAATATCCCCATATTGTGTGGTGAATTATCTCATAATTTGGACCACTCTGTGCCTCACGAATAGCAGGACTTGTTTCAAGCTTCAGAATGAAGCAATCATCGTCGTGGATGATCTTCTCACCAATGCACATTGCGTCTGCGAATAGATTGGCCGTGGCCCTTGGATCCAAACCCTGCATGTGTTCATGTTCATATCACATTGTCAGTGCCACGAAGTAAGTTAATCACTCAAGAGTTGTCAAGAAATGTAAAAATCCTACTTGTATGAACAAATTCTCTGTGTGAACGTACTAATGGGTTTTGAATAGATTGAGAACTTGAACGGATTCAAGTAGATGAAACTAGGTTTTTGATGGTCGAGCTGGCTGGGAGTAGACTTTGTGCACACCATTTTCACCTTCTACGCTCTCTTCATTCacatttgatttttctttgatttatttGTATCCGATAGCAAGAGAAGTGTACATAAAGTGAAAAAGGGAGTGCACAAATCAtttgtaaaaatatatttattttcataattatgtccaaagtaaataagaaaatgttaaaaaatgTGTATACATATACCTGCAGAAAACGACGCAAGGGTCTAGGAGGGCCTTGAGAGACGGGTGCTTGTTGGTTAGAGGAATGCCTCCATGAAAGCTTCCCATTGCTTCCACAGATGACCTTGCAGCCAGACACAACAAGCTCTAAGCACCACAAGTCCGGATTCTTTTGCCACAGCACGAAACCACCCCTCTCGTCTGAGCTCCTTTTGACCCCAACGCTCACGTCCCCTTGGTGAAAATCCGATGCACTGATCTTAACCTCGCCGGTCACACACATGCTCGTCACCGAGTTCAGTGCTGGTTGCCCTCCCGTTGCGGCTGTGTACTGTTGCACGATGTATTTGGCTGTTGAAGCTTGCTGTCACATATTGAGTGGAATTATGTGATTATTTCAAGCATAggaagggctggtttggtattgttgtgctttgaaaaaaaactacttcTGCTGTGCTGTCAGAATAAGCGACTGTGAAATAAAgttgtagagtgtttggtaaacttttttgtaaaagtgcttttgaaaaaaaaaagtagtattatagtgtttggtaaacttttatgtaaaacagatatgaaaaaaaaccggtttttcaaagctgggttttgcagcttcttgtttttgacttttttcacccaaaagtgtgaaaaaaagctgaagctaaatgtttaccaaacacaaaaaagctcccagcttttatcagaatcacctcagtaccaaaccaggccgAAGTGGTCTTCagattctcatttttttcatctGCACTCAGATTCTCATTATTTAGTGGAATTATTGCTTGATGTATTTCGTTGTTAATTCTTCTCTAATTTATGGACAATACGCAAGTTCTTTATGTACTCATTCGAATGAATTGTCTCAACTCTTCATTAGTTAGAGATTTTATCAATAATATTAACATAACAAGTAAAGATGGTAGATGCCATATAACCATGCATTTTCACGTAACAACAATAGAAATCCGTAACAAAATGTAAGTAAATAATAACTATCAGATGGATTGATGATTCTTACAATGGAAGAATCTCTAACTGGACGATGTACAGAATGTCCCAATTGAACTTGAAGAGGCATGAGAGGAGAGCCAACAAGGTAAAGCAAAAAGCGCAGCTCGTTTAAGCGTCCGGCGATGACCGGCGCTGACCATTTGTCAGGAGTTTGAGCCTTCATCCACGTTAACATGTTTTGCCATCGCAATTGCACATTGCTTCCCATACTTGTGAGCATCTCTTCTGGTATGGGGACCTCAAGAACCGTCTCGAGGCCATCTTCTTTATCAATATTTGGACAAAGCTTCCTCATGTGTATTATGATCTCATAAAAGAGAGAAggtgaaaaggaaagaaaaaaagagagagacttAGAGTCAAGGGCTTAATTAAAACGCCTTGCCCTCCTTCCTCAAACCTGATGAGGGAAAAGAGGGAGCTATGTGGAGAAAGTGGGGATGATGAGAGGATTGGGGGGGCTGTGAATTTGGCAAAGGTTCTCCTTGCTTGTAGGTGTCATGTGGGCAAGATTTATAGATGGATTTGATTCTTTTAACTTTCTGTTTTAGGTGCATAATTAAgccatattttttaaactaaattgaatAACATATAATCATGTTCttactagtaaaaaaaaaaaggtttcttagggtgcgtttgttacACCTCCTTAGGTGGGACTAACTTAGACTGGCATAAGTAGGATTATAATCCTACGTTTGGTTTGGTCTTGGACTACAATAAATGAGTCTCGACTAGGAGGCTATCTTCACTTTGCTAAACCCCGTTTAAGAGTCCTGAACTTTTGCTTGGTATTAAGCAAGACTAAAATGAAAAAGAGGGCGACATCTATAAAGAAAGTTGACATCCCAccataaaccaattaacaatatgaggagtagcccaACCTTTACCCATGTAAGGTCCATCATTCCATCAATgttcattctcaacacgcccgtgtggtgaattttcaagtcTGACACGTGGACAACATAACGAGATGACATGGAGCGTGTGTGGTCATTTggctgctctgataccatgaagaaagttgaggtgaagaaagttggggttcctctataaaactaattggcaatatgggacTAGCCCAACCTTTTATAAGTCTATGTAAGGTCCCTCATCTCATTaatgtgggattcattctcaacatgtCCCCTCGAGTGTAGCGTATTTTCAAacctaacacgtggacaacacaatgGGACGATGTGAAGCGCATATGACTGTTTGGTTTCACACGTGAGACAACTTGCTCTGATACAATGGAAAAAAATTAGAGTTCCttcataaaaccaattaacaaTATGATGAGTAACCTAACCTCTTATAAGCCTATGCAAGGTCATTCTCTcgtcaatgtgagattcattctcaacaatcTTGACCTAAGCTTGTGCTTGCTAAACCTTAACATCCAGTCTCTAGGCTTCACCATCTTTCTCCTGCAGCGCTGTCACCGTGGCCAAGCAGTTACTCTTCCGTGGTCCGAGCTAAAGGGGCAACTGCGCAGCTCAAAGCCGACGCGGCCACACCGACCGCCTAAATCTCAAATTCCAACTaccaaaattagaaaaaaataataataaactgcTGCACCAAATCGCGGATATGAATGAAGTTTTGATAGCTTCTCGCTTCAAAACTGGCTAATTGAATAGAGAAGTATAACATCTTTAGCTGCTAACTTGCTATTGAATTCATGAAATTAGGATTGACAACGCAATAACAGAGCTGTGAAACATTGTTGAAGACTTGCAATGGCAATCTTTTGCTCTAGTCATCTCTGCAAACAATTTGAGTGGGGACGAAGAGATGAGAGAGACAgagggaaaaagaagaagataaggagAGATTGGGACGGAGCCAACGAGGGGGAAAATGAGAAGTTTCTTGAGAGAGTAgagtttttctaaaaaaaagaaaaatgttaaattaataataaagtattattaaatatgtattaaataatattatagTATAGAATACtttgttaattattaattttttagtccACCACTATATCAAATACTTTAGTACGTTAGTCTAGTTTAGTTTATTCTAAGCCAATCTAGCTTAGCCCTTGAAGCTAGTCATGTCACGCCCCGAACCCGACATACGTCTAAGATCGACACATGACGTTACTGAATACACGAACATCTAACATACCCCACCTCCACGATATGAAATAAGACCACTCAAGGTCCAAATTTCATAATAATTTTTCGTatgctttatggctgcatctaaccttctcgttagactacctacgtaccctcaatagggatcaagccattcgtagttcaccattcgTCAAACTTTAATCTTTTTGTAAAATACTTCTAGTGGAAAACATAGGGTACCACGGGTACCACACTACATATCAACCAAAGCCAAACAC
This is a stretch of genomic DNA from Malus domestica chromosome 02, GDT2T_hap1. It encodes these proteins:
- the LOC103401638 gene encoding uncharacterized protein, giving the protein MRKLCPNIDKEDGLETVLEVPIPEEMLTSMGSNVQLRWQNMLTWMKAQTPDKWSAPVIAGRLNELRFLLYLVGSPLMPLQVQLGHSVHRPVRDSSIQASTAKYIVQQYTAATGGQPALNSVTSMCVTGEVKISASDFHQGDVSVGVKRSSDERGGFVLWQKNPDLWCLELVVSGCKVICGSNGKLSWRHSSNQQAPVSQGPPRPLRRFLQGLDPRATANLFADAMCIGEKIIHDDDCFILKLETSPAIREAQSGPNYEIIHHTIWGYFSQRSGLLVKFEDSRLLSMKKKGDDTDVFWETSTESVIHDYKYVDGVNIAHSGRTRVKVFRYGEQSANHKREMEETWQIDEVDFNIWGLTIESFLPPAETKQGYS